A region from the Arthrobacter gengyunqii genome encodes:
- the mmsA gene encoding multiple monosaccharide ABC transporter ATP-binding protein: MNDVILSMDGIVKEFNGIKALDGVSVDIERGGVHAICGENGAGKSTLMKVLSGVYPHGSFDGTITLEGAAVSYGTINDSEGDGIVIIHQELALSPFLSIAENIFLGNEVSRGGVIDWNQTNLQAAALLERVGLDESPATKILELGVGKQQLVEIAKALSKEVKILILDEPTAALNDGDSAHLLGLINQLREQGITSIIISHKLNEIRAIADIVTVIRDGQTIDTFPVEDTEEIETRIIRAMVGRPLDSQFPDREPDIGVEKFRVEDWTVHHPVDTERVVVDSASFNVHAGEIVGFAGLMGAGRTELAMSIFGRSYGSRISGRVYKDGNEISTRTVGEAIRHGLAYVSEDRKRYGLNLIGSVTVNVSAAALRKLAKLGIIDRNREYGVADDYRQRMNIKTPNVSSIVGNLSGGNQQKVVLSKWIYSGPDVLILDEPTRGIDVGAKFEIYGIINEMAAQGKAVIVISSELPELIGLADRIYTIAEGKLTAEVPRAEATQEELMRHMTAVRNQGAQAS; the protein is encoded by the coding sequence ATGAATGACGTCATCCTCTCCATGGACGGCATTGTGAAGGAGTTCAACGGCATCAAGGCGCTCGACGGCGTTTCGGTGGACATTGAGCGCGGCGGAGTGCACGCCATCTGCGGCGAAAACGGCGCCGGCAAGTCCACCCTCATGAAGGTGCTCAGCGGCGTGTATCCGCACGGCAGCTTCGACGGCACCATCACGCTGGAAGGCGCGGCGGTGTCCTACGGAACGATCAATGACAGCGAGGGGGACGGGATCGTGATCATCCATCAGGAACTCGCGCTCAGCCCGTTCCTGTCCATCGCGGAAAACATCTTCCTGGGCAACGAGGTCTCCCGCGGCGGCGTGATCGATTGGAACCAGACCAATCTGCAGGCCGCGGCCCTGCTGGAGCGGGTGGGACTGGACGAAAGCCCGGCCACCAAAATCCTCGAACTCGGCGTGGGCAAGCAGCAGCTGGTGGAAATCGCCAAGGCCCTGTCCAAGGAAGTGAAGATCCTCATCCTGGATGAGCCCACGGCTGCCCTGAACGACGGCGACTCCGCGCACCTTTTGGGGCTGATCAACCAGCTCCGCGAGCAGGGCATCACCTCGATCATCATTTCCCACAAGCTCAACGAGATCCGGGCCATCGCGGACATCGTCACGGTGATCCGCGACGGACAGACCATCGACACGTTCCCGGTCGAGGACACGGAGGAGATTGAAACCCGCATCATCCGGGCCATGGTGGGCCGGCCGCTGGACAGTCAGTTTCCGGACCGGGAGCCGGACATCGGCGTGGAAAAATTCCGGGTCGAGGACTGGACGGTGCACCACCCCGTGGACACGGAGCGCGTCGTCGTCGACTCCGCCTCCTTCAACGTCCACGCCGGAGAGATTGTGGGCTTCGCCGGGCTGATGGGCGCCGGCCGCACCGAACTCGCCATGAGCATCTTCGGGCGGTCCTACGGTTCCCGCATCTCCGGCCGGGTGTACAAGGACGGCAACGAGATCTCCACCCGGACGGTGGGGGAGGCCATCCGCCATGGTCTGGCCTACGTGAGCGAGGACCGCAAACGGTACGGGCTGAACCTCATCGGCAGCGTCACCGTCAACGTGTCCGCCGCAGCGCTGCGCAAGCTCGCGAAGCTGGGGATCATCGACCGCAACCGCGAATACGGGGTGGCCGACGACTACCGGCAGCGGATGAACATCAAGACGCCGAACGTGTCCTCGATTGTGGGGAACCTGTCCGGCGGCAACCAGCAGAAAGTCGTGCTCAGCAAGTGGATCTACTCCGGTCCCGACGTGCTGATCCTCGACGAGCCGACGCGCGGCATCGACGTCGGCGCCAAGTTTGAAATCTACGGAATCATCAACGAGATGGCGGCGCAGGGCAAAGCCGTCATCGTCATTTCCAGCGAGCTGCCGGAACTGATCGGGCTCGCCGACCGCATCTACACGATCGCTGAAGGCAAGCTCACGGCCGAGGTGCCCCGCGCCGAAGCCACGCAGGAAGAACTGATGCGCCACATGACCGCCGTCCGGAACCAAGGAGCACAAGCCTCGTGA
- the mmsB gene encoding multiple monosaccharide ABC transporter permease, whose protein sequence is MTTTTPEQAKAPRPPSPKPSRRRMRVDLRQYGILAALVVIIVLFQILTEGRLLYPGNVSNLIQQNAYVLILAIGMVMVIIAGHIDLSVGSVVAVVGGVAALSMNDWGLPWWGAVVLALAVGALIGAWQGFWVAFVGIPAFIVTLAGMLIFRGLALVLLSGGTVSGLPRPYIAIGSGTLPTTGTPDLITLGIGAVASIAVIAQQLKSRRDLQRLGLPREGSVSFWFKIGVAVVAIMYLCYLLAYNRGTPIILIILAVLVLAYSFLLTRTVFGRHIYAMGGNLNAAMMSGVKTQWVNFFIFVNMGFLAGLAGVVSTARAGGAVASAGGGYELDAIAAVFIGGASVQGGVGTVIGAVIGGLVMGVLNQGLSILSVDTAWQQVIKGLVLLLAVAFGFSRRKSAR, encoded by the coding sequence GTGACCACCACCACTCCAGAGCAGGCGAAGGCGCCGCGCCCGCCCAGTCCCAAGCCGTCGAGGCGGCGGATGCGGGTTGACCTGCGGCAGTACGGAATCCTTGCCGCGCTCGTCGTCATCATTGTGCTGTTCCAGATCCTCACCGAGGGACGGCTGCTCTATCCCGGCAACGTGTCCAACCTGATCCAGCAGAACGCGTATGTGCTGATCCTGGCCATCGGCATGGTCATGGTGATCATTGCCGGGCACATCGATCTTTCCGTCGGATCCGTGGTGGCCGTGGTCGGCGGCGTGGCGGCGCTGTCCATGAACGACTGGGGCCTGCCATGGTGGGGCGCGGTTGTCCTGGCCCTCGCCGTCGGCGCTCTGATCGGTGCGTGGCAAGGCTTTTGGGTGGCATTTGTGGGGATACCGGCGTTCATTGTGACGCTCGCCGGGATGCTGATATTCCGCGGCCTGGCCCTGGTGCTGCTCTCGGGCGGCACGGTCAGCGGCCTGCCGCGCCCTTATATAGCGATCGGCTCGGGCACCCTGCCCACCACCGGCACCCCGGACCTGATCACGCTGGGCATCGGCGCGGTGGCGTCCATTGCGGTGATCGCGCAGCAGCTCAAGAGCCGCCGGGATCTGCAGCGGCTCGGGCTGCCGCGCGAAGGGTCCGTGTCCTTCTGGTTCAAGATTGGCGTGGCCGTGGTGGCCATCATGTACCTGTGCTATCTGCTGGCCTACAACCGGGGCACGCCGATCATCCTGATCATCCTGGCGGTGTTGGTGCTGGCGTATTCGTTCCTGCTGACCCGCACCGTGTTTGGCCGGCACATCTACGCCATGGGCGGGAACCTGAACGCGGCCATGATGTCCGGCGTGAAGACTCAGTGGGTGAACTTCTTCATCTTCGTGAACATGGGCTTCCTGGCCGGGCTTGCCGGCGTGGTCAGCACGGCGCGCGCCGGGGGAGCGGTGGCCTCGGCCGGCGGCGGCTATGAGCTGGACGCGATTGCCGCCGTGTTCATTGGCGGCGCGTCGGTGCAGGGCGGGGTGGGCACGGTGATCGGTGCCGTGATCGGCGGCCTGGTCATGGGCGTGCTGAACCAGGGCCTGTCCATCCTGTCCGTGGACACAGCGTGGCAGCAGGTGATCAAGGGCCTGGTGCTGCTGCTGGCGGTGGCGTTCGGGTTCAGCCGGCGGAAGAGCGCACGCTAG
- a CDS encoding VOC family protein — MSSTMNPYLSFRDNAREAMEFYQSVFGGTLESSTFGEMNMADDPAEANKIMHSSLKTDNGFVLMASDTPASMNLDEGSSYSISLSGDDGEELRGYWDKLLDGGQMTLPLERAPWGDVFGMVNDKFGTSWMISIEGSDS; from the coding sequence ATGTCCAGCACCATGAATCCCTATCTCAGCTTCCGGGACAACGCCCGGGAAGCGATGGAGTTCTACCAGAGCGTGTTCGGCGGAACCCTGGAGAGCAGCACGTTCGGCGAGATGAACATGGCCGACGACCCCGCCGAGGCCAACAAGATCATGCACTCGTCCCTGAAGACGGACAACGGGTTTGTGCTCATGGCCTCGGACACCCCGGCCAGCATGAATCTGGACGAGGGCAGCAGTTATTCCATCTCACTGAGCGGCGACGACGGCGAGGAGCTGCGCGGTTACTGGGACAAGCTGCTCGACGGCGGCCAGATGACGCTGCCGCTGGAGCGGGCTCCCTGGGGCGACGTGTTCGGCATGGTGAATGACAAGTTCGGCACCAGCTGGATGATCAGCATTGAGGGATCCGATTCCTAG
- a CDS encoding IS481 family transposase — MSHSSARLTVYGRLLIVHRHQSGWKQAHIAAAMGVSRKCVKTWIDRYDAEGEAGLATRSSRPHTMPTRTSTEVEQKVLAARAEHRAGPDVLGPMLGVPARTVSRILRRHGTAFLRDCDPITGEVIRSSKATAVRYERETPGELVHMDVKKLGKIPDGGGWKAHGRQMGSTNARKQIKVGYDYVHSVIDDHSRLAYSEILPDEKGPTCAGFLERAITYFASHGITRIERLMTDNAWAYRYSLRDLCAAYDITQKFIKPHCPWQNGKVERLNRTLATEWAYRRIFTSNDERAAALAPWLEHYNNERRHSALGGKPPISRLLPT; from the coding sequence GTGTCCCACAGTAGTGCCCGTTTGACCGTTTATGGCCGGCTGCTGATCGTCCATCGCCACCAGTCTGGCTGGAAACAGGCCCATATCGCGGCCGCTATGGGTGTCTCACGCAAGTGCGTGAAGACCTGGATCGACCGCTACGACGCTGAAGGCGAAGCAGGGCTGGCCACACGATCCTCCCGGCCGCACACGATGCCAACGCGCACCAGCACCGAGGTTGAGCAGAAGGTTCTCGCTGCCCGTGCCGAGCATCGCGCCGGGCCCGACGTGCTCGGACCGATGCTGGGCGTCCCGGCGCGAACGGTGTCCCGGATCCTTCGCCGCCATGGCACGGCCTTCCTGCGTGACTGCGACCCGATCACCGGAGAGGTGATCCGCTCATCGAAGGCCACTGCCGTGCGGTACGAGCGCGAAACGCCCGGCGAGCTGGTGCACATGGACGTCAAAAAGCTCGGCAAGATCCCCGACGGCGGCGGCTGGAAGGCCCACGGGCGGCAAATGGGCTCCACGAACGCGCGCAAGCAGATCAAAGTCGGCTACGACTACGTCCACTCCGTGATCGATGATCACTCCCGGCTGGCCTACAGCGAGATCCTGCCCGACGAGAAGGGACCGACCTGCGCGGGATTCCTGGAACGCGCCATCACCTACTTCGCTTCACACGGCATCACACGGATCGAGCGCTTGATGACCGACAACGCCTGGGCCTACCGCTACTCGCTGCGTGATCTCTGCGCCGCCTACGACATCACGCAGAAGTTCATCAAACCGCACTGCCCCTGGCAGAACGGCAAGGTGGAGCGCCTGAACCGCACCCTGGCCACCGAATGGGCCTACCGACGGATCTTCACCAGCAACGACGAGCGGGCAGCGGCACTTGCGCCATGGCTCGAGCACTACAACAATGAACGACGCCACAGCGCACTCGGAGGCAAACCACCCATCAGCCGCCTGCTACCAACCTAA
- a CDS encoding helix-turn-helix transcriptional regulator translates to MEEQWRGTLYPARLPVFHRILPAEALSDRVRWFWIPEWNLAPGRMSRQELLPFPALNLVVQPDGVTLSGPATRRSFRDLSGRGWAVGMLLRPAAVPVFVQDPGSLRDIEIPVEAPELLTAVSAALSGGTDSDGTMRDEQIRTDQDDDGGASRRAAAVVAAARWLEVRVPVPNADALLANRLEDLIQSDPSLMRVEQAAEQLGVSVRTIQRLARRHVGLPPLAMIRRYRLQEAAERVRLSPSTPIADIAAELGYADQAHLASAFREILGFTASSYRRSAGGS, encoded by the coding sequence GTGGAGGAGCAGTGGCGGGGCACGCTATACCCGGCGCGGCTGCCTGTCTTCCATCGCATCCTGCCTGCTGAAGCGCTGTCGGACCGGGTGCGCTGGTTCTGGATTCCGGAATGGAACCTGGCTCCGGGCCGGATGTCCCGGCAGGAACTGCTGCCCTTTCCCGCATTGAACCTGGTGGTCCAGCCCGACGGCGTCACGCTCTCCGGCCCCGCGACCCGGCGCTCCTTCCGGGACCTGTCCGGACGGGGCTGGGCAGTGGGCATGCTGCTGCGTCCGGCGGCGGTGCCGGTGTTCGTTCAGGATCCGGGCAGCCTGCGCGACATTGAAATCCCGGTCGAAGCTCCGGAGCTGCTGACGGCGGTCTCGGCTGCCCTGTCGGGCGGCACTGATTCGGACGGCACTATGCGCGACGAACAGATAAGGACGGACCAAGACGACGACGGCGGTGCGTCCCGCCGGGCGGCCGCCGTCGTTGCAGCCGCCCGTTGGCTGGAGGTGCGGGTTCCTGTTCCGAACGCGGATGCTTTGTTGGCAAACCGGCTGGAGGACCTGATCCAGTCGGATCCGTCGCTAATGCGCGTGGAACAGGCCGCCGAGCAGCTTGGCGTCTCCGTCCGGACGATACAGCGGCTGGCCCGGCGGCATGTGGGGCTGCCGCCGCTGGCCATGATCCGCCGATACAGATTGCAGGAGGCCGCGGAGCGGGTGAGGCTGAGTCCCTCCACCCCTATTGCGGACATTGCCGCCGAGCTGGGCTACGCCGACCAGGCTCATCTGGCGTCAGCGTTCCGAGAGATCCTCGGCTTCACCGCCAGCAGCTACCGGCGGTCCGCGGGCGGGTCATAG
- a CDS encoding SGNH/GDSL hydrolase family protein yields MKVTMITTAITSELVHGTVELETTARGLRPHRLPASVRTRFPDPQLLMAESQPSGVRLAFSTTAEQLELVTHPTRVVYLGADRPRGHVDLMVDGELVHSDTLTGGSYTEVNMSTGASRQVEGPSHTSIFSGLPAGSKVVEIWLPHNESVELVELHSDAPVKPHHSGRPVWLHHGSSISHGSNAATPSGIWPAVAAQLGGVELFNLGLGGSAVVDPFTAQVMRDTPADIISVKLGINVVNLDSMRLRSFVPAVHGFLDTIREGHPETPLLLVSPIFCGIHEDTPGPGAFDPATFGADQVKFIATGSAEGVAAGQLTLRVIREALASLAERRSEDVNLHYLDGIALYGAGDAAAHPLPDALHPDSATHWLIGERFAQYAFAGEGPFGQVGKRAVV; encoded by the coding sequence ATGAAAGTCACCATGATCACCACTGCCATCACATCCGAACTCGTCCACGGAACTGTGGAACTCGAAACAACCGCCCGGGGACTGCGGCCGCACCGCCTGCCCGCATCGGTGCGCACGCGTTTCCCGGACCCGCAGCTGCTGATGGCCGAGTCGCAGCCTTCCGGTGTCCGGCTGGCCTTCTCTACGACGGCGGAGCAATTGGAGCTGGTCACGCATCCCACCCGGGTGGTCTACCTCGGTGCGGACCGGCCGCGCGGTCACGTGGACCTGATGGTCGACGGCGAATTGGTGCACAGCGACACGCTCACCGGAGGTTCATACACCGAGGTGAACATGTCCACCGGTGCCAGCCGGCAGGTGGAGGGTCCCTCGCACACCAGCATCTTTTCCGGTCTGCCTGCCGGTTCAAAGGTGGTGGAGATCTGGCTGCCGCACAACGAATCGGTGGAGCTGGTGGAACTGCACAGCGATGCGCCGGTGAAGCCGCACCACTCCGGCCGGCCGGTCTGGCTGCACCACGGCAGCTCCATCAGCCACGGATCGAACGCGGCAACGCCGTCGGGCATCTGGCCTGCCGTGGCCGCGCAGCTGGGCGGGGTGGAACTGTTCAATCTGGGCCTGGGCGGCAGCGCCGTCGTCGACCCCTTCACCGCGCAGGTGATGCGCGATACCCCCGCCGACATCATCAGCGTGAAGCTGGGCATCAACGTGGTTAACCTGGACTCGATGCGGCTGCGGTCGTTTGTGCCCGCGGTGCACGGGTTCTTGGACACCATCCGCGAGGGACATCCGGAGACGCCCCTGCTGCTCGTGTCGCCGATTTTCTGCGGCATCCACGAGGACACTCCGGGCCCCGGTGCCTTCGACCCGGCGACGTTTGGCGCGGATCAGGTGAAGTTCATTGCCACCGGTTCGGCGGAGGGCGTGGCTGCCGGCCAGCTGACGCTACGGGTGATCCGCGAGGCGCTGGCGTCCCTAGCGGAACGCCGGTCCGAGGACGTGAACCTCCACTATCTGGACGGGATTGCCCTGTATGGCGCCGGCGACGCCGCAGCGCATCCGCTGCCCGATGCGCTGCACCCGGACAGTGCCACGCACTGGCTGATCGGGGAGCGGTTTGCACAGTATGCGTTCGCAGGTGAGGGGCCGTTTGGGCAGGTCGGGAAACGGGCTGTGGTCTAG
- a CDS encoding SIR2 family NAD-dependent protein deacylase, which translates to MGESHVFVTKGSLTNFACDAWLLPTDRSYSIRKHWRDAVRGLESAVNDSRDAPFGSKSKLTQPLDSWPVGEPLPVLTAVPYEGISSVDDLIAPLREFVQVAAESSRERSAKGRRDTARPVPLLGIPLFGTGGGGAGFVRGDVIKRLLEEARRAAAEAQVDIALVLRDEKDFAFAQELRKRNGTDWWPSLDPEVRGQAQRLADYALEGKLVPFMGAGVSMSAGAPSWGQLLDGLASEARLSEPDKTSLRKRSNLDQAGILRSIFSERAERGGTSFNQAIASRVDLKRYGLAPTLLATLGSREAITLNYDTLFEMASADAGIPRTVIPDGAQEKNAWLLKLHGSVTNPESIVLTRDDYLGFNVSRNALSALVKATLMTQHLLFVGFGLEDDHFHEILHDVRRALPRTVHEKDGIATALMLSKDPLGERMWSNQLSLVSMGPDASGSTARTLEIFLDYLVAQAADSHSYLLAEGYEHALSNAEQSLRKKLQDLDLQLTSDEKASSGGRRLEAMLAELGASSRIA; encoded by the coding sequence ATGGGAGAATCGCACGTTTTCGTGACCAAAGGCAGTCTGACCAACTTCGCCTGTGACGCGTGGCTTCTGCCGACGGATCGGTCATACAGCATCAGGAAGCACTGGCGCGATGCGGTACGAGGGCTTGAGTCCGCAGTAAACGACAGCCGGGATGCCCCCTTTGGAAGCAAATCCAAGTTGACCCAACCTCTGGACTCCTGGCCCGTCGGGGAGCCGTTGCCCGTCCTCACAGCGGTGCCGTATGAGGGAATTTCCTCGGTGGACGATCTCATTGCGCCGCTACGCGAGTTTGTTCAGGTGGCGGCCGAAAGCAGCAGGGAACGGTCGGCAAAGGGACGAAGGGATACGGCCCGCCCAGTTCCCCTTCTCGGGATCCCGCTGTTTGGAACGGGCGGAGGCGGAGCGGGTTTTGTCCGCGGAGATGTCATCAAACGCCTGCTCGAGGAGGCACGCCGGGCAGCGGCCGAAGCTCAGGTTGATATTGCTCTGGTCCTCAGGGATGAGAAGGACTTCGCCTTCGCTCAGGAGCTGCGGAAGCGCAACGGCACAGACTGGTGGCCATCCTTGGACCCGGAGGTGCGGGGGCAGGCTCAGCGGCTGGCCGACTATGCCCTCGAGGGTAAGCTCGTGCCGTTCATGGGGGCAGGAGTCAGCATGAGCGCGGGTGCGCCCAGCTGGGGACAGCTTCTGGACGGGCTGGCTTCGGAGGCGCGTCTGTCCGAGCCCGATAAGACCTCCCTCCGGAAGCGCAGCAATCTGGACCAGGCGGGTATTCTGCGGTCCATCTTCAGTGAGCGTGCCGAGCGGGGTGGAACATCGTTCAACCAAGCCATAGCAAGTCGTGTGGACCTGAAACGCTACGGCCTGGCACCGACACTTCTGGCGACCCTGGGTTCCCGTGAAGCGATTACCTTGAACTACGACACATTGTTTGAAATGGCCTCGGCTGACGCTGGGATCCCTCGCACCGTGATTCCTGATGGAGCCCAGGAAAAGAATGCCTGGCTGTTGAAACTCCACGGTTCTGTGACGAATCCGGAGAGCATTGTCCTGACCCGCGACGATTACCTCGGTTTCAATGTCTCTCGCAATGCGCTTTCTGCTCTCGTCAAAGCCACGCTGATGACACAACACCTGTTGTTTGTGGGGTTCGGCTTGGAAGACGATCATTTCCACGAAATCCTCCACGACGTGCGCCGGGCATTGCCCCGAACAGTGCACGAAAAGGACGGGATCGCGACAGCACTGATGCTGTCCAAGGACCCGCTGGGCGAGCGCATGTGGTCCAACCAGTTGAGTCTGGTGTCCATGGGTCCAGATGCCAGTGGATCGACGGCTCGAACTCTTGAGATCTTCCTTGATTATCTGGTGGCACAGGCCGCCGACAGCCATTCCTACCTCCTAGCCGAGGGGTACGAACACGCACTTTCGAATGCAGAGCAGTCACTGCGCAAAAAACTGCAGGATCTGGATCTCCAACTCACGTCTGACGAAAAAGCAAGCAGCGGCGGAAGACGGCTAGAGGCAATGCTTGCTGAGCTGGGGGCCAGCAGCCGAATAGCGTAA
- a CDS encoding ARPP-1 family domain-containing protein, translated as MLLGKPGIKADRWIVHFVNRANGRTWARDVLVGPGESMDIKTFCVEAGRWEACQSIHRRLARRAPVNVRAELA; from the coding sequence ATGCTGCTCGGAAAACCGGGAATCAAGGCGGATCGGTGGATAGTCCATTTCGTCAACCGAGCGAACGGCCGCACCTGGGCCCGCGACGTGCTCGTAGGCCCAGGTGAGTCCATGGATATTAAGACCTTTTGCGTTGAAGCCGGACGCTGGGAGGCGTGCCAGAGCATCCACCGCCGCCTGGCACGGCGGGCACCCGTGAATGTCCGCGCCGAGCTGGCTTAG
- a CDS encoding YDG/SRA domain-containing protein, with protein sequence MSWFKSRFLWGYTVARRVYGEIPGYPPGSRFLNRQAAYNAGIHRHTQAGISGTADGSESICLSDGYSDDEVQGDLITYTGFGGRDSNTGRHMADQELVGGNAGLVRDYEVGRPVRVLARESVLTGRKKDSWYTYLGLFFVTQWSWGERDGYKVLRFQLQAEPLDSYTPAEVAHALNRGEDLPPLRRNTVVNRRVRSAEVAESVKRLYDNTCQICGTQLKTAAGTYAEAAHIRPLGIPHEGPDILANLLCLCPNCHKEFDGHAVTVDGDGKVYQFGEYKADLVVHSQHQLDMRYLAYHREISEGSSR encoded by the coding sequence ATGTCTTGGTTTAAGTCTCGGTTTCTATGGGGGTATACGGTGGCGCGACGTGTGTATGGAGAGATACCGGGGTATCCACCCGGAAGTCGATTTCTTAACAGACAGGCAGCATACAACGCAGGCATACACCGGCACACCCAAGCCGGAATCTCCGGAACTGCTGATGGATCTGAGTCAATCTGCCTTTCGGATGGTTATTCAGATGATGAAGTCCAGGGCGACTTGATTACCTATACCGGATTCGGGGGTCGTGACTCCAATACAGGCCGTCACATGGCTGACCAGGAATTGGTCGGAGGCAATGCCGGACTGGTACGGGACTACGAAGTGGGGCGACCAGTGCGGGTCCTGGCCAGGGAATCGGTACTGACCGGACGAAAAAAGGATAGCTGGTACACGTACCTCGGCCTGTTCTTCGTGACGCAGTGGAGCTGGGGAGAACGGGACGGGTACAAAGTCCTTCGATTCCAGTTGCAGGCAGAGCCTTTGGACAGCTATACACCCGCCGAAGTTGCCCATGCTTTGAACCGTGGAGAGGATCTTCCCCCGCTTCGACGGAACACGGTCGTTAACCGCAGAGTGCGCAGCGCGGAAGTGGCTGAGTCCGTGAAAAGGCTGTACGACAACACTTGTCAGATCTGCGGTACGCAGTTGAAGACGGCAGCGGGAACATACGCAGAAGCGGCACATATCCGGCCTTTAGGCATTCCGCACGAGGGGCCAGACATTCTGGCGAACTTGTTGTGTCTCTGCCCCAACTGCCACAAAGAATTTGATGGTCATGCGGTGACAGTGGATGGCGACGGGAAGGTTTACCAATTTGGTGAGTATAAAGCCGACCTTGTCGTTCATTCACAGCACCAGCTGGACATGAGGTACCTGGCA